One genomic segment of bacterium includes these proteins:
- a CDS encoding 4Fe-4S binding protein has protein sequence MEIDKEKCVGCGNCHAVCTMGVIYLDEDGKSVVNQEECVECRTCYRVLRNEGYRPWFVRAVRKILGVFRLGYLAEPDVCPTGALTPPPLQWPRSIRATFSDPSTVHEGTGVHGRGTDEIKSNEVTGRLREGDVGFVVELGRPGIGARFRDIQKVSMALAQAQVQFEPENPVTQLMTDTKTGRIREDVLDEKVLSAIIELKTRMENIGQVLRVLEEVQHQVDTVISVGIASKCAADGSVVHESLVRQAGYKLSPNGKTNLGLGRPLFQER, from the coding sequence ATGGAAATAGACAAAGAAAAGTGTGTAGGCTGTGGGAATTGCCATGCGGTTTGCACCATGGGTGTGATTTATCTGGATGAGGATGGCAAGTCGGTAGTCAACCAGGAGGAATGCGTTGAGTGCAGGACCTGCTACAGGGTGCTTCGCAATGAGGGTTACCGCCCCTGGTTTGTCAGAGCGGTTAGGAAGATTCTGGGCGTTTTTCGCCTCGGGTACCTGGCCGAGCCTGACGTTTGTCCTACAGGGGCTCTGACTCCTCCCCCCTTGCAATGGCCTAGATCCATAAGGGCCACCTTCAGCGATCCTTCCACGGTCCATGAGGGCACAGGGGTGCATGGAAGGGGTACGGACGAAATCAAGAGCAATGAGGTCACGGGCAGGCTCAGGGAAGGGGATGTGGGCTTTGTGGTAGAGCTGGGGCGGCCTGGGATAGGTGCCAGGTTCAGGGACATCCAGAAGGTGAGTATGGCCCTGGCGCAGGCGCAGGTGCAATTCGAGCCAGAGAATCCCGTCACCCAGCTCATGACCGATACCAAGACCGGTCGGATCAGGGAGGATGTGCTGGATGAGAAGGTTTTGTCAGCCATCATAGAACTCAAGACCCGCATGGAGAATATTGGACAGGTGCTGAGGGTCTTGGAAGAAGTGCAACACCAGGTGGACACAGTCATAAGCGTTGGGATCGCTTCCAAATGCGCAGCCGATGGAAGCGTTGTCCATGAGTCTTTGGTAAGACAAGCAGGGTACAAGTTGTCTCCCAATGGGAAGACCAACCTGGGGCTTGGAAGGCCTCTATTTCAGGAGAGATGA
- a CDS encoding FAD-linked oxidase C-terminal domain-containing protein, protein MKPSVLGALTELKKSIRGEISWDPVTRSLYASGACLYRVLPSAVLWPRELRDVVLTLELARKESIPVTARGGGTSRTGNELGEGIVIDFSKYMNRILELDTHARTVRVEPGVILADLNAFLKPHGLFFPPDPSTKDHCTIGGMIANNSSGPMSVKYGTTRRYVKWLQLVLSNGEIIGTGPVSLDETLEARGSREKNIYKAMAEIMERYSQAMEQERPEVTKDSSGYHLWEVRKTKGMLDLTPMLVGSEGTLGIVTQADLQLVPLMPARLSGLVYFDDLSKVGEATQRILEFQPDMLEIMERQILDLARKSYPTLAQHLPEATEAMLVVELEGQEQGALRELFSQMAHELLERRLAREFKVASGPQEMELFSRIRSISGPILNRIKGSRKPRAFIEDPAVHPSRLPEYIEGLRQLFKKHEVEASIYGHAGDGNLHSMVFLDLSRPEEIQRMVALSRDVYDLVLRLKGTISGEHGDGRLRSQFLALQYPRLHMAFKEIKQVFDPEGILNPGVIVAQTPELLQENLRFKLLETKGTKGHLDHPQVHEEVEGCSGCGKCRSYCPVARASRSEWASARGKINLIRDILAGDLPDLLISSEEFRHVMESCINCKRCLRECPSGVDVPWVALRGREQLTAMKGEHLAQRIITDTRLLCALGSSTAPFSNMALSSPTIRKLLERVLGLDKTRELPPFSKSTAKGRGKGRAKQSRDRVALFLSCHANFNDPGGEGLAAIEILGKNGLEVLLPEVQCCAMARINAGASSKVKDQLLQNIEVLEPLAKAGIPILFTEPTCLLALKMEYPRLLASEQTQTVAQMCMDIHEFLLNLHQRGLLSPPMYPIQRKVGHHSPCHLRALGDGQTPGKLLSLIPGLDVVQLEDVCCGMGGTFGLKAKNAELSLQMGKPLQEKILDSGVDLVATSCGACKMQIHQITGLEAVHPLKLVLEAYSRGTTN, encoded by the coding sequence TTGAAACCATCTGTGCTTGGAGCTTTGACTGAACTCAAGAAAAGCATACGAGGCGAAATAAGTTGGGACCCTGTTACAAGATCTCTATACGCTTCAGGGGCATGTCTCTACAGGGTATTGCCCAGTGCGGTGCTCTGGCCTAGAGAGCTCAGGGATGTGGTTCTTACCCTGGAACTGGCCAGGAAGGAATCCATACCTGTGACAGCCAGAGGTGGGGGCACCAGTCGGACAGGAAACGAACTAGGAGAAGGAATTGTCATTGATTTCTCAAAGTACATGAACCGCATCTTGGAGCTGGATACCCATGCCAGGACTGTTAGGGTGGAGCCCGGGGTGATCTTGGCGGATCTAAACGCATTTCTAAAACCCCACGGTCTCTTCTTTCCCCCTGATCCTTCCACCAAAGATCATTGCACCATAGGTGGCATGATTGCCAACAACTCCAGCGGCCCCATGTCGGTCAAGTACGGCACCACCAGAAGATACGTGAAGTGGCTTCAGCTGGTTTTGAGCAATGGTGAAATCATTGGTACAGGCCCTGTAAGTTTGGATGAAACTTTGGAGGCGCGGGGCAGCAGGGAAAAGAATATTTACAAGGCCATGGCCGAGATAATGGAACGTTACAGCCAGGCCATGGAACAGGAGCGCCCAGAGGTCACCAAAGACTCCTCAGGTTACCATTTGTGGGAAGTCAGGAAAACAAAAGGCATGCTGGATCTGACACCCATGTTGGTGGGTTCTGAGGGCACACTGGGAATAGTGACCCAGGCAGACCTTCAACTCGTGCCTCTTATGCCGGCCAGACTAAGCGGGTTGGTATACTTTGATGATCTTTCAAAGGTGGGAGAGGCCACCCAAAGAATACTGGAATTTCAACCAGACATGCTGGAGATCATGGAAAGACAGATCCTGGATCTGGCTAGAAAGAGCTACCCTACCTTGGCCCAGCACCTGCCTGAAGCCACAGAGGCCATGCTGGTGGTGGAGTTGGAGGGCCAGGAGCAAGGTGCTCTGAGGGAACTCTTTTCCCAAATGGCCCATGAGCTCTTGGAAAGGAGACTGGCCAGGGAATTCAAGGTGGCATCCGGGCCCCAGGAAATGGAGCTTTTCTCGAGAATCAGGAGCATCTCGGGCCCGATCCTAAACAGAATCAAGGGTTCGCGCAAGCCCAGGGCATTCATAGAGGATCCGGCGGTACATCCCAGCCGGCTTCCAGAATATATAGAGGGTTTGAGACAGTTGTTCAAGAAACATGAAGTGGAGGCTTCCATTTACGGACACGCAGGTGATGGGAACCTCCATAGCATGGTCTTCTTGGATCTCAGCCGGCCTGAGGAGATCCAACGTATGGTGGCCCTCTCTAGGGATGTGTACGATCTGGTCTTAAGACTCAAAGGTACCATTAGCGGAGAGCACGGTGACGGCAGGCTTCGCAGCCAGTTTCTTGCCCTCCAGTACCCAAGGCTTCATATGGCCTTCAAGGAGATAAAGCAGGTTTTCGACCCAGAGGGGATCTTGAATCCAGGGGTCATAGTGGCCCAGACCCCAGAGCTGCTTCAAGAGAATCTTCGATTCAAGCTACTTGAAACCAAAGGCACAAAGGGGCACTTGGATCATCCCCAGGTCCATGAGGAGGTAGAGGGTTGTTCGGGGTGCGGAAAATGTCGCTCTTACTGTCCCGTTGCAAGGGCATCTAGGAGCGAGTGGGCCTCTGCCAGGGGCAAAATAAACCTGATCAGAGACATCTTGGCCGGGGATCTACCAGATCTGTTAATCAGTTCCGAGGAGTTCAGGCATGTAATGGAGTCGTGCATAAACTGCAAGAGGTGCTTGAGAGAGTGTCCCTCAGGAGTGGACGTGCCTTGGGTTGCCCTTCGTGGTCGTGAACAGCTTACGGCCATGAAAGGGGAACACCTTGCCCAGCGCATAATCACCGATACCCGGCTTCTTTGTGCCTTGGGAAGCTCTACTGCACCTTTTTCCAACATGGCCCTTTCCTCTCCCACCATACGAAAGCTCCTGGAGAGGGTTCTGGGGCTGGACAAGACCAGAGAACTTCCCCCATTTTCCAAAAGCACGGCCAAGGGCCGGGGAAAGGGGAGAGCTAAGCAGTCAAGAGATCGGGTGGCCCTTTTCTTGAGCTGCCATGCCAATTTCAATGACCCTGGTGGAGAGGGGCTGGCTGCCATTGAAATACTGGGCAAAAACGGGCTGGAAGTACTCCTTCCCGAGGTGCAGTGCTGTGCCATGGCCCGTATAAATGCCGGGGCCTCCAGCAAGGTCAAGGACCAGTTACTCCAAAACATAGAAGTCCTGGAGCCCCTTGCCAAGGCTGGAATTCCCATTCTGTTTACTGAACCCACATGTCTCTTGGCACTGAAGATGGAATATCCCAGGCTCCTGGCATCAGAGCAAACCCAAACAGTGGCACAGATGTGCATGGACATCCATGAGTTCCTCTTGAATCTTCACCAGAGGGGCTTGCTGAGTCCACCAATGTATCCCATCCAAAGGAAGGTGGGACATCACTCCCCTTGTCACCTTAGGGCCCTGGGTGATGGGCAGACCCCCGGCAAACTCCTCTCCCTGATTCCTGGACTGGATGTGGTTCAGTTGGAAGATGTCTGCTGCGGAATGGGAGGCACCTTCGGGTTGAAGGCCAAGAATGCAGAACTCTCTTTGCAAATGGGCAAGCCTCTGCAGGAAAAAATACTAGACTCTGGCGTGGATCTTGTGGCCACCAGCTGTGGAGCCTGCAAGATGCAAATACATCAGATTACAGGCTTGGAAGCAGTACATCCACTCAAGCTTGTTCTCGAGGCCTATTCAAGGGGCACAACTAACTGA
- a CDS encoding MltA domain-containing protein, whose translation MSWKACLLFQQIPRSPAFLVLMLGILILSSCQKPIPQELMEPSDAMVALEGSEVPLIQDDMDWDSLKHAIEQSLVYLGKLPPEKRFQYGPRLVGVQELRVTLQRVIQIIQEVKDPHELGLRLRADFSWFQATGSLSSPRRVLLTGYYLPSLEGRRSPGHGFIYPVYSLPPDLVEVDLGLFKQELKGQRLVGRLQGSRLVPYFTRAQIDRESSLAGKGLEILWLRNQVDLFFLHIQGSGEVFLEDGSRVLLNYAGTNGHPYRSIGRVLIEKGMISQEQVSMQAIREYLEAHPDQAQELLFSNPSYVFFRATSEGPLGYLGVPLTPGRSIATDSKLFPPAALAVVCSSLPQPGAWGRTGPRKPFCRIVLTQDTGGAIRGPARADLYCGSGPQAEFLAGHLQDSGTLYFLLSPSNDP comes from the coding sequence ATGTCTTGGAAAGCCTGTCTGCTCTTTCAGCAAATCCCAAGGAGTCCAGCTTTCTTGGTCTTGATGCTGGGGATCTTGATTCTGAGCTCCTGCCAAAAACCCATTCCCCAAGAGCTCATGGAGCCATCGGATGCCATGGTGGCCCTTGAAGGCTCAGAGGTTCCTCTTATCCAGGATGACATGGACTGGGACTCCTTGAAGCACGCCATAGAGCAAAGCTTGGTTTATCTAGGAAAACTCCCACCGGAGAAGAGGTTTCAATACGGCCCAAGGCTCGTAGGGGTTCAGGAGCTCCGTGTTACCCTTCAACGAGTGATCCAGATCATCCAGGAGGTGAAAGACCCCCATGAGCTGGGACTAAGATTAAGGGCAGATTTCTCCTGGTTTCAGGCTACAGGAAGTCTATCTTCCCCAAGGCGAGTGCTTCTGACCGGCTATTACCTCCCTAGCCTGGAAGGCAGAAGGAGCCCTGGCCATGGATTTATCTATCCTGTTTACTCCTTGCCGCCTGATCTTGTAGAGGTGGACCTGGGGCTTTTCAAGCAGGAGCTCAAGGGTCAGAGATTAGTGGGACGGCTGCAAGGCAGCAGGCTTGTGCCTTACTTCACCAGGGCACAGATAGACAGGGAATCCAGCCTCGCTGGCAAGGGTCTGGAAATACTGTGGCTTCGCAATCAGGTGGATCTCTTTTTCCTTCACATCCAGGGATCAGGGGAGGTGTTCTTGGAGGATGGAAGCAGAGTTCTCCTAAATTATGCAGGGACTAACGGCCATCCTTATCGGAGCATAGGCAGAGTTCTCATAGAAAAAGGCATGATCAGCCAAGAGCAAGTCTCCATGCAGGCCATCCGGGAATATCTTGAAGCCCATCCCGATCAAGCCCAAGAACTTCTTTTTTCCAACCCCAGCTATGTTTTTTTCAGGGCCACATCTGAGGGTCCTTTGGGCTACCTGGGAGTCCCTCTAACTCCAGGCCGAAGCATAGCCACTGACAGCAAGCTTTTCCCTCCCGCAGCTTTGGCCGTGGTTTGTTCTTCACTGCCACAACCTGGTGCTTGGGGCCGCACAGGACCTAGGAAACCCTTCTGCAGAATCGTTTTGACTCAGGACACAGGAGGGGCCATCCGGGGGCCTGCAAGGGCCGATCTTTACTGCGGCTCTGGTCCCCAGGCCGAGTTCCTGGCAGGTCACCTTCAGGACTCCGGAACCCTTTACTTCCTTCTGAGCCCTTCCAATGATCCCTGA
- the larB gene encoding nickel pincer cofactor biosynthesis protein LarB, translated as MDEKNLRELLEGVSRGLVEVDQALETLKHLPFEDLGFAKVDHHRLLRNGAPEVVYCPGKTPEQVREIVSRLIQRAPNVLATRATEEVFQEIKKISPEAQYHGLAKLVVARPQAKEGIGLVAVLSAGTADLPVAEEASLTAEVMGSRVMRFYDVGVAGIHRLLAHRAALLCCNAVVVAAGMEGALPSVVGGLVNRPVIAVPTSVGYGAHMGGLAALLTMLNSCVPWVSVVNIDNGFGAGYQAHMINSLCVTGGASRT; from the coding sequence ATGGATGAAAAGAACCTGCGGGAACTCCTGGAGGGGGTCTCCAGAGGCCTGGTGGAGGTGGATCAGGCTCTGGAGACCCTCAAGCACCTGCCCTTTGAAGACCTTGGTTTTGCAAAGGTAGATCACCACAGGCTCCTCAGGAATGGGGCACCAGAGGTTGTATATTGTCCAGGCAAGACACCCGAGCAGGTAAGAGAGATAGTCTCCAGACTCATTCAGCGGGCTCCCAATGTCCTGGCCACCCGGGCCACAGAAGAGGTTTTTCAAGAGATTAAAAAGATCAGTCCTGAGGCCCAGTATCATGGCCTTGCAAAGCTGGTGGTTGCCAGACCGCAGGCCAAGGAAGGCATTGGACTGGTGGCAGTGCTCAGTGCAGGCACCGCTGATCTGCCTGTGGCCGAGGAGGCCTCACTTACGGCCGAGGTGATGGGCAGTCGGGTTATGAGATTCTACGATGTGGGGGTGGCTGGAATCCATCGGCTTTTGGCCCACAGAGCCGCCCTCCTTTGCTGTAACGCAGTGGTGGTGGCGGCCGGGATGGAAGGTGCTCTTCCAAGTGTGGTCGGTGGGCTGGTAAATCGCCCGGTCATAGCTGTTCCCACCAGTGTGGGATACGGTGCCCACATGGGAGGACTGGCTGCCCTGCTGACCATGCTCAACTCCTGTGTCCCATGGGTATCGGTGGTAAACATCGACAATGGGTTCGGAGCCGGGTACCAGGCCCACATGATAAACAGCTTGTGCGTCACGGGGGGAGCAAGCCGGACCTGA
- a CDS encoding DnaJ C-terminal domain-containing protein, which yields MAGKDYYEILGVSKTATAEEIKRAYRKLAVKYHPDKNPGDKSAEEKFKQINEAYAVLSDPEKRKQYDAFGAEGFSQRFSQEDIFRGFDVGDLFRDLGFGTDDIFSRIFGASWGRGGRRAGIRFGGFDFGGFQTPGAGYRSESARGQDLEMVVKVTLEEVAQGAERRISYPVGERTETLSVKIPKGIESGKRLRIPGKGAQSPYGGPPGDLYLKLEVLEHPVFEREGRDLTVEKEISFSDAALGAKLLVPTVEGKTLSVKIPPGTQPGSRIRVRGHGLPDMKGQTRGDLYVRIRVRVPSKLTKSQRELIQQLRNQGL from the coding sequence ATGGCAGGCAAAGACTATTACGAAATATTGGGTGTGTCCAAGACGGCTACTGCAGAGGAGATCAAAAGGGCGTACCGTAAGCTGGCCGTCAAGTACCATCCTGACAAGAACCCCGGCGACAAGAGTGCCGAGGAGAAGTTCAAACAGATAAACGAGGCCTATGCAGTCCTGAGCGATCCCGAAAAAAGGAAGCAGTATGACGCTTTTGGGGCAGAGGGGTTTAGCCAAAGGTTCAGTCAGGAAGACATCTTTAGGGGATTTGATGTTGGAGACCTTTTTCGGGATCTTGGCTTCGGCACCGATGACATCTTCAGCCGCATTTTCGGGGCTTCTTGGGGCAGAGGTGGCAGGAGGGCAGGGATAAGATTCGGAGGCTTTGACTTCGGAGGGTTCCAGACACCGGGTGCGGGTTACAGGTCTGAATCGGCCAGAGGTCAAGACCTGGAAATGGTCGTGAAGGTGACCCTGGAAGAGGTAGCCCAAGGTGCGGAAAGAAGGATCTCTTACCCTGTGGGGGAACGAACCGAGACACTCTCCGTGAAAATCCCCAAGGGAATAGAATCTGGAAAGAGGTTGAGAATTCCGGGCAAGGGAGCTCAGTCTCCCTATGGGGGACCCCCTGGGGATCTTTACTTGAAACTGGAGGTCCTGGAACATCCGGTTTTTGAAAGGGAGGGAAGGGATCTAACAGTGGAAAAGGAGATATCTTTTTCCGATGCGGCCCTGGGCGCCAAGCTGCTGGTGCCCACGGTGGAGGGTAAGACCCTTAGTGTGAAGATCCCTCCAGGAACTCAGCCGGGTTCGCGCATCAGGGTCAGGGGGCATGGGCTTCCAGACATGAAGGGTCAAACTCGTGGGGATCTTTACGTGCGCATAAGAGTGAGAGTTCCTTCCAAGCTTACCAAGTCGCAAAGGGAGCTGATCCAGCAACTGCGGAATCAGGGCCTTTGA
- a CDS encoding AAA family ATPase, protein MSEVKDKLPDQKELERELNEYLSKKYGDRIKLGVSMLVPKTAMEDSDTGGQDKPKGISRIQFQMKPEELEAFLDEFVVKQRRAKEVLATKICTHFNRIRYMEENRLEERFDGVGQIKNNILMIGPTGVGKTYIIKLIAKKLGVPFVKGDATKFSETGYVGGDVEDLVRDLVHEAEGDIQLAQYGIIYIDEIDKIASSGHLIGPDVSRAGVQRALLKPMEETDVELRVPHDPISLMEAIEQYRKTGKREKKKVNTKNILFIVSGAFYGLEDIIKKRLNAQGMGFTADVRSREDRFEYLQHVKAEDLIEYGFESEFVGRLPVVVVFDRLETEDLYHILRNPNSPIIQGKKRDFRAYGIDIRFSDGALRKLAEMASQERTGARGLVSSVEKVLMGFEKKLPSASVSRLAVTEELVEDPEGTLKKVLEDPDAPALQEQFQQCLEEERRVVKNMIRERLGEHQRLYGEMLSERRVECLAEHVIREGSEIPRVFEELAKLQRIIRFHERRFYERFDLRVTFDEGAVDRILEKVFLEGVAAKRFLDELLENCEPGLRLIHDKTGQDEFILTAQAVDAPEEFLSRLVREHYARF, encoded by the coding sequence ATGAGTGAAGTGAAGGACAAACTCCCGGATCAAAAGGAACTCGAACGGGAGTTAAACGAGTATCTTTCCAAGAAGTATGGAGACAGGATCAAACTAGGGGTGTCCATGCTGGTTCCCAAGACAGCCATGGAGGATTCTGATACTGGGGGCCAGGATAAGCCCAAGGGAATCTCCAGGATCCAGTTTCAGATGAAGCCAGAGGAGCTGGAGGCCTTCTTGGACGAGTTTGTGGTCAAGCAGAGAAGGGCCAAAGAGGTTTTGGCCACCAAGATCTGCACACACTTCAACCGTATCCGCTACATGGAGGAGAACCGCCTAGAGGAGCGTTTCGATGGAGTGGGCCAGATAAAGAACAACATTCTCATGATCGGGCCCACGGGAGTGGGAAAGACTTACATCATCAAGCTCATAGCCAAGAAACTTGGAGTGCCCTTCGTGAAAGGGGATGCCACCAAGTTCAGCGAGACGGGCTATGTGGGCGGGGATGTGGAGGATTTGGTCAGGGATTTGGTGCATGAGGCAGAAGGCGATATCCAGTTGGCTCAGTACGGGATCATCTACATAGACGAGATTGACAAGATAGCCTCCAGCGGTCACCTCATAGGGCCTGATGTGTCCAGGGCAGGAGTGCAGAGGGCCTTACTAAAGCCCATGGAAGAAACGGATGTGGAGCTTAGGGTGCCGCATGATCCCATCTCCCTGATGGAGGCCATAGAGCAGTATCGAAAGACTGGCAAGAGGGAGAAAAAGAAAGTCAATACCAAGAACATTCTCTTCATAGTGAGCGGAGCCTTCTACGGCCTTGAGGACATAATCAAAAAGAGGCTCAACGCACAAGGGATGGGTTTTACCGCAGATGTGCGTTCAAGAGAAGATCGTTTTGAGTATCTCCAGCATGTCAAGGCCGAAGATTTGATAGAGTACGGCTTTGAAAGCGAATTCGTGGGGCGGCTTCCGGTGGTGGTGGTTTTCGACAGGCTGGAGACAGAAGACCTTTACCATATCCTGCGCAATCCCAACAGCCCCATCATACAGGGTAAGAAGAGAGACTTCAGAGCCTATGGGATAGACATAAGATTTTCTGATGGGGCTTTGCGCAAGCTGGCGGAGATGGCTTCTCAGGAGCGCACCGGCGCAAGGGGGCTGGTGAGCTCAGTGGAAAAAGTGCTGATGGGTTTTGAAAAGAAACTTCCCTCGGCTTCTGTCTCCAGGCTGGCTGTGACCGAGGAGCTGGTGGAGGACCCAGAGGGCACCCTTAAGAAGGTGCTTGAGGATCCGGACGCACCAGCCCTCCAGGAGCAGTTCCAGCAATGTCTGGAAGAGGAGCGAAGGGTTGTAAAGAATATGATAAGAGAGAGGCTCGGGGAACATCAGAGGCTTTACGGGGAGATGCTCTCGGAGAGGCGTGTTGAGTGCCTGGCAGAGCACGTTATAAGGGAAGGCTCTGAAATCCCTAGGGTTTTCGAGGAGTTGGCCAAGCTTCAGAGGATAATACGCTTCCACGAGAGGCGATTCTACGAGCGGTTTGACCTGCGGGTAACCTTTGATGAAGGGGCTGTGGACAGGATTCTGGAAAAGGTTTTCTTGGAGGGAGTGGCGGCCAAGCGGTTCTTGGACGAGCTGCTAGAGAACTGTGAGCCGGGCTTGAGACTGATCCACGATAAAACGGGTCAGGATGAGTTCATTCTGACTGCCCAAGCAGTGGATGCTCCTGAGGAGTTCCTGAGCCGCTTGGTGCGTGAGCACTATGCCCGTTTTTGA
- the trmFO gene encoding methylenetetrahydrofolate--tRNA-(uracil(54)-C(5))-methyltransferase (FADH(2)-oxidizing) TrmFO, protein MGSRQLMVVGGGLAGCEAAYQAAHLGVEVLLVEMKPISFSPAHRCALLAELVCSNSLRAESLENAVGLLKEELRRMNSLIMKAAEATRVPAGGALAVDRKAFSEMITRELEMNPRVRIQRELIESIPQTDPVVVATGPLTAGSLARELSCLAGGEDLYFYDAIAPIVAGETIDMSKCFRGSRYGKGGEDYINCPLDQEQYLNFVQELLKAKKVPTREFEKEILFGGCMPIEAMAQRGVQTLAFGPMKPVGLVDPRTGKQPYAVVQLRQEDRFGNLYNMVGFQTKLTHDEQLRVFRMIPGLANARFHRLGSLHRNSYINAPRLLLPTLQTRERPGLFIAGQLSGVEGYVESTAMGLLAGLNAARRALGLPLLVPPETTAMGALVRYLTQASPEGFQPMNVNYGLFPPLKKQVPKQKRRSALAQRALEDLEKWKGSW, encoded by the coding sequence ATGGGATCAAGACAGCTCATGGTGGTAGGAGGGGGACTTGCTGGATGTGAGGCTGCTTACCAGGCGGCCCATCTTGGGGTGGAGGTCTTGCTGGTGGAAATGAAACCCATCAGCTTCTCTCCGGCCCATCGCTGTGCTTTGCTGGCAGAGCTGGTGTGCAGCAACTCTCTGAGGGCCGAATCTTTGGAAAACGCAGTGGGGCTTCTCAAGGAAGAACTCAGGCGCATGAATTCTTTAATCATGAAAGCAGCGGAGGCCACAAGGGTGCCTGCCGGCGGCGCCTTGGCCGTGGACAGGAAAGCCTTCTCTGAGATGATCACCAGGGAGTTGGAGATGAATCCCCGGGTGAGGATCCAAAGAGAGCTAATAGAGTCAATTCCCCAGACAGACCCAGTGGTGGTGGCCACCGGGCCTTTGACCGCAGGCAGCCTGGCCCGTGAACTCTCCTGCCTGGCCGGTGGAGAGGACCTTTACTTCTATGATGCCATAGCGCCCATAGTGGCCGGGGAAACCATAGACATGTCCAAATGCTTCAGGGGATCGAGATATGGTAAAGGAGGGGAAGATTATATCAACTGCCCCTTGGATCAGGAGCAGTACCTGAACTTCGTTCAGGAACTACTGAAGGCCAAGAAAGTCCCCACAAGGGAGTTCGAGAAGGAAATACTTTTCGGGGGCTGTATGCCCATCGAGGCCATGGCTCAAAGGGGGGTACAGACTCTGGCCTTTGGGCCCATGAAACCAGTGGGTCTGGTGGATCCTAGAACAGGGAAACAACCCTATGCTGTGGTGCAATTGCGGCAGGAGGACCGTTTTGGGAATCTTTACAACATGGTGGGTTTTCAGACAAAGCTCACCCACGACGAACAGCTGAGGGTCTTCCGCATGATACCAGGTTTGGCCAATGCCCGGTTCCATCGTCTGGGCAGTCTTCACCGCAACTCCTACATAAACGCTCCAAGGCTCCTTCTTCCCACCCTTCAAACCAGGGAAAGGCCGGGTCTGTTCATAGCAGGGCAGCTCAGCGGAGTAGAGGGGTATGTGGAATCCACGGCCATGGGCCTGCTGGCAGGGCTAAATGCAGCCCGTAGGGCATTGGGACTTCCTTTGCTGGTTCCTCCTGAGACCACGGCCATGGGAGCCCTTGTTCGATACCTGACCCAGGCTTCGCCCGAGGGTTTTCAACCCATGAACGTCAACTACGGCTTGTTTCCTCCTTTGAAAAAGCAAGTGCCCAAGCAAAAAAGAAGATCGGCCTTGGCCCAAAGGGCGCTGGAAGACCTGGAGAAGTGGAAAGGCTCTTGGTGA